The proteins below are encoded in one region of Aequorivita iocasae:
- a CDS encoding VOC family protein, with translation MATKLNPYLNFDGNCEAAFNHYKKVFGGEFAGQGVMRFGDMPGCDEMPPLAEEHKNRVMHVSLPIGSELLMGSDIMPGFGNGPFKIGDNTYVSIHPDSREEADRLFKELSEGGEIEMPMADQFWGDYFGSLRDRFGINWMVNFSNEENV, from the coding sequence ATGGCAACAAAATTAAATCCGTATCTAAACTTTGACGGAAATTGTGAAGCAGCATTCAATCATTACAAAAAAGTATTTGGTGGCGAATTTGCTGGGCAAGGCGTGATGCGCTTTGGCGATATGCCGGGATGTGATGAAATGCCTCCGCTTGCAGAGGAGCACAAAAACCGTGTAATGCACGTTTCACTTCCCATCGGCAGCGAACTATTAATGGGCTCCGATATTATGCCGGGGTTCGGCAATGGGCCTTTTAAGATTGGTGATAACACCTACGTAAGCATCCACCCAGATAGCAGGGAAGAAGCAGACCGTCTCTTTAAGGAACTCTCGGAAGGTGGCGAAATAGAAATGCCGATGGCAGACCAGTTTTGGGGCGATTATTTCGGTTCCCTCCGCGATAGGTTTGGGATTAATTGGATGGTTAATTTTTCTAATGAGGAAAACGTTTAA